tcaatttcccggggagaactggcttctgaaagttgccctctaacctccacatgtatgctgcACACATGTGAGTcctcctacatacatacacatagatagatagatagatagatagatagatagatagatagatagatagatcgatccaACATGAAAATACAAgttcttgggctggagaaatggctcagaggttaagagaaccgactgctcttccagaggtcctgagttcaattcccagcaaccacatggtggctcataaccatctgtaatgggatctgatgccctcttctggtacgtctgaagacagctacagtgtactcatatacataagctaagtaaataaataatcacaaaaacaaaaacaaacaaacaaacaaacaaacaagaaaatacaagTTCTTCCAAGGTGTAACCTGCccaaaaaagccaggcatggtacatGAACACGGTCaaagtagaggcaggcaaatctttgtgagttcagcctggtctacaaggtgtctcaaaacaaacaaaacccaccaccattaccaccaaaTTAATGAAGTTCAGCAGGACAGTGAGGGGGGCAGCCTTTAATTCCAcctctcaagaggcagaggcatgcagatctctgagtttgaggctgccTGGTCCACAtagatcaagttctaggacagctagggctctgTTGCATAGACaaatcctgtatcaaaaaaaaaaaaaaaaagattcaagtgGCTCCTAGGGACTTATCAACTCCTCCTGCTCATCAGCTGTAGGGTCTTAGACAAGTTGGTCTGTGTGctttagtttccttctctgtaaaacAGATGgtgaataataaattaataaaattaatacagtGCCTTCATCCCAGACTTGGTCCTCAATAAAGGAGGGTAGGGGGTAATATCCctgtggataaagtgcttgtcttgcaagcagaaagcccgagttcaattcccagaagccacataaaaatGCCACTTACGGTGGCGCACACACATAATCCTGACCCTGGGAGAGGCAGGCATGGGAAGAGCACGGGGACTTCCGGGACTTCCGGGTTGGCCAGTTGAGCCTATTCTGAGAGCCCCTGGCCAAAGAGAGACTACGTCTCAAAAGAAGTGGGTGATGTTCTTAAGGATGAATGACACTTGAGGGGTTGGACGCTGACTACCACATGCTTGGGTacacacgaatacacacacattagaaggataatataaatgtaataagtttaacagaaggaaaaaacagGTACTTCAAAGAAACAGCCACTTTGAGCTAGCTAGTCTCCTGGTTTAGTGAATGGCATCTGTGAACTACTGACTATAGATAGGCAGTGGCCCTTATTACTTAATCCagttccacatgcacactgttgCTTTTactttaacagattttttttttttggttttgttttgtttttcagtttttggagacagggtttctctgtgtagccctggttgtcctggaactcactctgtagaccacgctgtcctggaactcagaaatttgcctgcctctgcctcccaagtcagaACTTTTAATATCATATTAGAGGCAGTATGAATTCCCTTGTTTCCTCTTTCAGTaagtatttattgagtatttactATCATTCCATGGTACTGGCTACTGGCTACAAAGAATACTTCGCTTGGTTCCTCACTCAGCTGTGTGACTACAGAAGGCTTTAAtccacctcccactcccacctctacctccttAATTAGGGGTGTGTGCCTGGGAGTGCAGGTAGGTACCTGAGAAGGCCCAGAGTTGGggtacaagcagttgtgagccatctgatgtgggaattgaactctagtcCTCCGGAATAGTAGTTccccttaaccactaagccatctttccagtcctaaTAACTCTTTAACTTACTGCTTCATTAATATCTGTTTCCTCCTgctcaaatattttacaaaatcagTTTGTATTTCACCTATCACTGCCTCCTTTACCACCCTGAGCCCCTGCACTGCTCCTGAAACTAAATGTACTGGCTTGACTGGACCAACTCAGAATTTATACCCTCTGTATATTTTCCAACAAAGAGTCCAGGGGCAGCGTTGGGAGGGAGGCGTCACATGATGTCACTAGAAATACTGATTTTATAGGAGACACAGATCAAGAAACAAGAAATTCATTAGGACAATGGAAACCCTACTTTGTAAAAGAATATGTTATGAGAAGGAGAACTAGCTTTTGTCTTATTAGCTGagatgggctggggtggggagattGATGGCACTTCTAAGACCAGAGCAGGATTGACATGGATTTGGAAGGCCaaactgggctacagagtgaggctgCCTCAGCCCTCTCCCAACCAAACTTCAAACGAACAAAGGGAGAAAGGCCAGTGACGATTCAAGGCGTAAATCAAAATAAGCACCGTGCCTATTCCTTCAATCGTGTTGGATGCAGACCTGCTGTCTACcctattgtcttatttttttgcttttatttgtttacttttttcagACAGGGCTCAATAAGTCCAAGCTAGCCTTAAATTCGCAATCCTCCTCCGTCCATTGAAATCTCCAAGCCCTTTAGCGCTGCAAATATATGTCCGCTTGATGTTCACTCAAGAAACTTTAGTGAACTTCTGCACAAGGTTCGCCTTGTGAGTGTTTTAGATTATCCCAAAACACGAATTGCAAGGAGAGACAAAGTTGTGCGGAAACACGAATTGCAAGAAGAGACAAAGTTGTGCGGAAGGGTTAAGTTTCATCAAGGCTAGTACTTTCGATCCCAACCTAGTCCATTCCACCCGGAGTCCGCGGCTGAGCCTACACGTTCCAGGAACCCGCCCAATCCACCCCCGCGGGTCTCCTCGAGTGGGCTCGGGGCTCACCGCAGTCCTTGAAGTGCAGGGGCTCCGCCTGGCTGGCGGCGACTAGCGCCAGCAGCAGGATCGTGGCGGTCAGGAAGCGCATCGTGGGTATGAAAGCTCCGCAATCTAGGAAGGGAAAGCAGCCCGGGCAGTCACAAGATTTACTTGTCCGGGCGGACCGAGGGTGGAGCCGGGTCAGGCCACTTGTGACCAGTAACCAGCGAAGGCCCGCCCGCGCCCCGCCCCGGGCTCCCGGGCCGCCTGGCCAGCAGCTTGCCCTTTATCTCCGCCCATCTCTTCCGCTTCCAGGCACGGCCTGCAGAGAACTCGCTCTTTGCGTTCGCCCCGCTCTGTTGGTACCGCCCCACTTCGGCAAGTGGAAGCATTCTCTGTCAATCAAAGCCCTCTTATCTCCCTAGACCCAATAGGCACGCTTGGGGGCGGAGTCTCGATGCAACCCCgcccctgccttcctcccctcctcccgaAGCCCAGGCCAAGGCGGGGATTTGGACCACGCTAGGGGCGGAGCTTGCGGAGTAAGATGGCGGCCTCCAGGGCCTTGTCCCTAACTGCCCAGGCGGTCAGGGCTGTCATTCCTAGGCGCCCGGGAAGGTATCGAGGGTGGAAGGTCACTTAGGAAGGGTGTTGGCTTCTGCGTCTTCAGGATGGATGGGAGGCTAAATCTCACGCGGGGTGGGGCGGTGGGGTGAAGGCTTGGCAGTTCAGAAGAAGGTGTCCCCAGATTTGGGTACGAGGTGTCCGTAGAGGGTCATCTGGTGCCATTTCCCGGGTTCGTCTTCCTTCTTCACATCGCAGGCTCCTCGCCGTCTTTCCCAGGCTTTTGACCCGCTGGGAAACAACGTCTTCCATTCCAGAGGCTGGCGAGGGACAGATCCGCCTCACAGACAGCTGCGTCCAGGTAGGAGGCCGGACGCGGGGCGGCGGTGCCCAGGAGGGCTCTAGAAGAGCTCCTATTCACCCGTCCCGTTATCTCCGCTTGCTTGGCATTCTCGATCCTCTTTCCTGAATTTCAGAGGCTTCTGGAAATCACCGAAGGGTCAGAATTCCTCAGGCTGCAAGTAGAGGGAGGTGGATGCTCCGGATTCCAATACAAATTTTCACTGGATACAGTTATTAACCCCGACGACAGGCAAGGAGGACGGATGGGTCGCTAGAGGCTGTATCAGAGGATAAAAGTGGCCCCAGTTTTAAGATGCGCTTTTATTTCAAACTTCCAAGCGTCTAAGTATGCTTAACACTACCACCCTCTCGGTACTGTGAGGATACAGCAAAGATTTGCCctcttgtttcaaaaataaggaagaacaTTGACTTACTTAGCGACCGTTAGGTAGTCAGTTAAAAAAGGCTGGactagggcaggagagatggctcagcggttaagagcactgactgctctttcacaggacctgagttcagttcccagcaaccacaaccgtctacaatgggatttgatgccctcttctggtgtctctgaagagagtaatggtgtactcatataaaataaatggataaataaatcttttatatatatatatatatatatatatatatatatatatatctcaaggtTCCACCTTAAGAGAGAAAGACTAGTTTCAGACCGAGTCCTTAAATAGTCCTTCTGTTTTTTTACATtgaatctttctgcctcagataGAGTGCATTCCGCACATGCTAGAAGTCCTAAGCAATATTCCTTGTATTGGAGAACAGGATGCACACCTCTGGGCTCAGGGTGCCATGTTCTtggtgtttgtggtatgtgtcaTTAATACTTCCCTCTTGTCTTTTCAGGGTATTTGAACAGGGTGGGGCGAGAGTGGTGGTTGACTCTGATAGCTTGGCCTTCGTTAAGGGAGCCCAGGTGGACTTCAGCCAAGAACTAATCCGAAGCTCATTCCAAGTGTTGAATAATCCTCAAGCCCAGCAAGGCTGCTCCTGTGGGTCATCCTTCTCTGTCAAAGTCTGACACAATGACAGATGACCCTAGGATTGCCACCATTGTACCAGTGTGAACAACCTGGGAATAGTAGAATTCTAGAGGTTTCTTTCTCATCATGTCCGGCTCTCATCTTATTTAATTTAGTCCAGGAGTGTCTTATTCTACCACTGTTAATCATGGAATGTGAAGCTTTTACTCTCGGCCGAaatactctcccctcccccagtacaATGCTAAGGCCACATCCAAAGGCTGTTACCTCACCTTTAATCACTGGTTGGAACCCAGTGTAATTTGTAGCACCTCTAGGACTCCAAAACTTGGAGTTAACCTCTCTAGCCTtcagaattatttatatatgtgtgtatagctATATAAAAAGCATCATTATAAACTTAAGTTCTTATCGTGTTTTCAATCAGGTAGCTTGAATATCAGAATCAAGGCCAAAATTGGTTAGAAAGCCAAACAAAATATTGTctgctgtctctttctttctttccttctttccttccttccttccttccttccttccttccttctttttcatttatttatttatttatttattatttggttttttgagacagggtttctctgtatagccctggctgtcctggaactcactctgtagaccaggctggcctcaaattcagaaatccacctgcctctgcctcccgagtgctgggattaaaggcgtgcgccaccaatgcccagccttttttattctttcagcaGGATCTTATAGGTAGccccagtttcttcttcttcttcttcttcttcttcttcttcttcttcttcttcttcttcttcttcttcttcttcttcttcttcttcttcttctcNNNNNNNNNNNNNNNNNNNNNNNNNNNNNNNNNNNNNNNNNNNNNNNNNNNNNNNNNNNNNNNNNNNNNNNNNNNNNNNNNNNNNNNNNNNNNNNNNNNNNNNNNNNNNNNNNNNNNNNNNNNNNNNNNNNNNNNNNNNNNNNNNNNNNNNNNNNNNNNNNNNNNNNNNNNNNNNNNNNNNNNNNNNNNNNNNNNNNNNNNNNNNNNNNNNNNNNNNNNNNNNNNNNNNNNNNNNNNNNNNNNNNNNNNNNNNNNNNNNNNNNNNNNNNNNNNNNNNNNNNNNNNNNNNNNNNNNNNNNNNNNNNNNNNNNNNNNNNNNNNNNNNNNNNNNNNNNNNNNNtccccctcccccctcccctcctcctcctcttgtggTGGTTTACTCATACTCTCCCAGGATTGGACCTAACATAACCACTGTAGCACAGTGGTTTTCAGTCTGTGCCTCACAACCCCCACTGCCATCCCATATCAGagatttacattacaactcataacaatagcaaagttagcaacagaagtaattttatggttggggttgccacaacatgaggaactgtctttGCTTTAGGCAGGTTGAGACTCTCCACTCCAGCACTTGAATTATCTTCCTTGGCTGTCTTGCTTTCTATTTGGAGACCGGGTCTCACAAAAtttccctggctggccttgaactttcaatccCCTAGTCTTGGTACCCCAATAGTtgggatgacaggcctgtgccaccagtcCAGTTGTACTATTCTTGAATGTGTTAGGGATTTGTCCATGTGTCCTATGAAGCCCATTTCCAGTTGAAATATTACAGAGAAACACATTTTATTGTCATGCTCATGAATCTACTAGGTTTTATAAAGCTAAGAGACCTCCCcacctccaaaaaccaaaaaaagcaagTTTAGCTAAACCCCTCTTGATATCTGAATTACTTGAGAAGTAGCTTTTGTACTCCATGCCCATAAAAGTGCTTcaagagagctgggcatggtggcgcacgcctttgatcccagcactcgggaggcagaggcaggcagatttctgagttcaaggccagcctggtctacaaagtgagttccaggacagccaggactatacagagaaaccctgtctcaaaaagacaaaaaaaaaagtgcttcaaGATTCTATGACCATTCAGTAACTGAATTCACCTACCTTCTATAAAAGGTCTGTGGTTTAATGCATAAGAGGAAGTGGTCCTTTCATTACTTGTAAATAATAGaagtgaagttttgttttgttttaatgtacaCAGTGTACTGCCTGCATGAATGCCTGCAGGTTATAAAACTCATTATacatggttctgagccaccatgtggtggctgggaattaaactcaggacttaTGGAAGAATAACCAGTTCTCTTAATgtctaagccatctcttcagccccctagaatggactttttttaaaaaataagatttatttattcattatatttaagtacactgtagctgtcttcagacactccagaaaaggacatcagatctcattacagttggttgtgagccaccatgtggttgctgggatttgaactcaggacttctggaagaacagtcagttctctgagccatctctccagccctagaaggGATTCTTTAAAGagtgaattaaaatttaaaaaccagtaaaatttttatttcagattcTCAAGTAATTTATCTGTATCTTTAAGAcacatatttatttgcttatccTTCCATTGCAAGTCACTGGTCATTAAAAGAAAAGCCTTTTTTATAGAACATCAAAAATTTAGCCCAATTAACTgccaacataaacaaacaaaacatctctACTATAAACTGACAATAACCTGATAGCATGTAAATACTTCAGGCTAGAGAATGTTTGTTCTTGATAAGTTATATTTGCTGAGTTCTTGCAACATTTGATTCCAAAGTATGTAGATTGGCTCGACAGGATTAATAAAGCAAAAAGTAAGGGCAGTTTAAATAATGGCACTAATTTATAGCAATCTATTCCAggtcagtctgtctctctgtctcgttgtctttctctgtgtatgtgtgtgtgtgtctaagtttATACTTTTGTAGCTATACACAAAAGTCAAAAGGAAGCAGCCTGTGTATACATTTGAAGACCAAGGGGTAAATTTTCACCTTGAAAAATGTCATAAAAGAgggtggctgaagagatgactctgtggttaagggcacttgctgctggCTTGGCAGTGGTAGTgaatgcctttattcccagtacgaggtaggcagaggcaggtggattgagTTAAAGGatagccaaggccacacagagagaccttgtcttgggggggggggggaggaacgcttgctgctcttccaagtgACCTAAGTTTGAGTTCTAGAAcacacaaccatttgtaactccagccctagagcatctgacacactcttctggtctcttctggCACTAGGCACTCAAGTGGTGTATAGATATGCACATAggcaaaatatatacacaaaaatctTTAAAGCCAAATAATGCCATGAGAAAAAGGATGCATAACATTCATTGCAGATCAGCCTCAAGGGCAGCATGTTTCCAAAACTGCATTTCTTTACAAGTCAACATTAGACCGGCAACAACTACAGAAACTATCAAGATGAGTTCTAAATTATCCTGTGCTCCAAATCACACTGTTGCTCTTGGGCACCTAAGAGTTATTTTAAGTCTCTCACTTTAATCTTGGGGCTGTAAGAACATCTTCGCTTTAAttggttttctattttcataatTGGCACGGTCCCTGTTGGCAAACTTCCAGCTGTCCCCAGCAAAGGCTCATAGACACATCAAGTCCCACCTTATCATCTTGATAATCTTCTGCCTCGCTCTTCATGGTCATCTGAAACACTAACATCTCAGCCTCAGGATTAAATCCCCAGTGACATTCCTCCATAGGAAAGATCTCTATAGAACAAGAGTTCTGATCTACAACAGAGCTCTCCTCAAACTCTGGCAAACCCGAGCACCAGTGTTCTTCACTAAGGGTGTTTCTTGTCTCCTGGGTTCAAGCTCAATCCCCTTTGCATGAGCTCTGTGCACTGAGACTTTTGGATAACTCTGCACTGGGATGCCATGTTCACTACAGTGTCTGCCATGAGGCCGGCATTAGAAAAGCTTTTAAAAGCACAAATTCTAGTAATGTTTCATGTACTTAAATGTGACATTTAAATGGGCTACACAACTCGATACAATTATAGTGCTGTGGAGCCCAGAAGTGTTTAGACAGGTACTAGAAACAGAATATCACAGTTACTAGCAGATAACTTAGTGGAGAAACCACAGACTGGTGGGCTCTGGAACAGTTACTAGTTAAATTTATCTTTTGCTTGGCATCTTAGAAGTAGCAAagagctagagagctggctcagggtCAAGAGTATAGACAGTTTTCTGTGAAAACCTTAATTCCATTCCCAGTACCCTGTCAGGAGGCTCAGAACCTGTATCTCCACCTCCAGAGAACCAgacctcctcttctggcctccaaggtcaCATTGCACTCAATGGGCATAAATCCCTCTCACAAccacacagaatttaaaaatctttagtcCAACATGGTggcatatatctttaatcccagcacccaggatgcagaggcaggtggatccttaTGAGtgaaggccagcttgatctacaggccaaattccaggccagccagtgtgatatagtaagaccctatctcaaaccaaataaaaaacttGCTTGTTAAgcaaaagttttatttatgtactaGATAGGAGTTAGTCATCTAGCAAGATAATTTACCaaagaaaatggaagtagagatcAGAATCCAAAACTATGACAGAACCTTACATTTTCAATGTGGGGGAAATCTAGGACTCAGTAACAAATCTATCATGTGCATAGAGGTCAGAAGGGAACAGATTGCTTACCTGCCCATGGAAGGAGGCAGATGCTGCACAGAACTGTTTGTGTATTCGTATTACTAAGACTGAAATTCAGTGACCATAGCTGGGCCTAATAATGTTTTCAGTTCAGACTACTAACAGCCTTCTATTATTCTTAGAGgagatttttctgtattttaaatgtcACAACCTACTACTGTTGCTGGGTGgaggtggtacatgcttttattCCCAGAACACAGGatgtagaggcaagtggatttctgagttccaggccagcctggcctacagagtgagttccagaacagacagggctacacagagaaactctgtctcaaaaaaacaaaacaaaacaaaacaaaaccacaaacaaataaataaatattatgagtatgggtgtttgtatgtttgtcttct
Above is a genomic segment from Mus pahari chromosome 7, PAHARI_EIJ_v1.1, whole genome shotgun sequence containing:
- the Isca2 gene encoding iron-sulfur cluster assembly 2 homolog, mitochondrial isoform X2, with amino-acid sequence MAASRALSLTAQAVRAVIPRRPGRLLTRWETTSSIPEAGEGQIRLTDSCVQRLLEITEGSEFLRLQVEGGGCSGFQYKFSLDTVINPDDRVFEQGGARVVVDSDSLAFVKGAQVDFSQELIRSSFQVLNNPQAQQGCSCGSSFSVKV
- the Isca2 gene encoding iron-sulfur cluster assembly 2 homolog, mitochondrial isoform X1, translated to MAASRALSLTAQAVRAVIPRRPGRLLAVFPRLLTRWETTSSIPEAGEGQIRLTDSCVQRLLEITEGSEFLRLQVEGGGCSGFQYKFSLDTVINPDDRVFEQGGARVVVDSDSLAFVKGAQVDFSQELIRSSFQVLNNPQAQQGCSCGSSFSVKV